The following coding sequences are from one Thermostaphylospora chromogena window:
- a CDS encoding chorismate mutase, with protein sequence MTVPTARRAAPRTVADARAQIDRVDAALAVLLERRAELAGVVQRLKPVGGFAGRDMERERRLVAAMARRAPRLGEARLARIMNAVIEAGLELAEQDRRRGTGR encoded by the coding sequence GTGACGGTCCCGACGGCGCGGCGGGCCGCGCCGCGGACCGTGGCGGACGCGCGCGCACAGATCGACCGGGTGGACGCCGCGCTGGCCGTCCTGCTGGAGCGCAGGGCCGAGCTCGCGGGGGTGGTGCAGCGGCTCAAGCCGGTCGGCGGTTTCGCGGGGCGGGACATGGAGCGTGAACGCCGCCTGGTCGCGGCGATGGCCCGCCGCGCTCCGCGTCTGGGCGAGGCGCGGCTGGCGCGCATCATGAACGCGGTGATCGAGGCGGGCCTGGAACTCGCCGAACAGGATCGCCGTCGGGGGACGGGCCGTTGA
- the dnaE gene encoding DNA polymerase III subunit alpha codes for MSESFVHLHVHTEYSMLDGAARLKQMFKQVGELKMPAIAITDHGNMHGVYDFYKQATAAGVKPIIGIEAYVAPDSRHNKRPVLWGEPHQRRDDVSAGGYYTHMTIWAQNRTGLHNLMKLSSRAYTEGFVRKWPRMDAELLAEHSEGLMATTGCPSGEVQTRLRLGQYDEALRAAARYQEIFGKENYFLEIMDHGLEIERRVRDDLIRISRELGIPPVVTNDSHYTYESDAAGHDALLCIQTGKQLSDPDRFRFDGTGYYIKSADEMRALDTSEVWAEGCRNTLLIAERVDPSGMFTYKNLMPSFPVPEGETQESWFRKQVWEGMHRRFPDGIDEEHRKQIEYEIEVILQMGFPSYFLVVADFIMWAKRNGIRVGPGRGSAAGSLVAYALGITDLDPLPHGLIFERFLNPERVSMPDIDIDFDERRRGDVIRYVTEKWGSDKVAMIATFGTIKAKAAIKDAARVLGYPYALGDRISKAFPPAVMGKDIPLSGIFDPEHPRYNEAGELRKMYEEDPDVKAAIDLGRGLEGLIRQTGVHAAGVILSSEPLTDNIPIMRRDSDGAIITQFDYPTCETLGLLKMDFLGLRNLTIIDDCLKMVEANTGQKLDLLKLPLDDKKTYELLSRGDTLGVFQLDGGGMRSLLRLMKPDNFEDISAVQALYRPGPMGANSHTNYALRKNGQQKIEPIHPEFAESLADILGTTYGLIVYQEQVMAIAQRVAGFSLGKADLLRRAMGKKKKDELDRQFESFQAGMRANGYSDEAIKTLWDILVPFSDYAFNKAHSAAYGLVSYWTAYLKANYPAEYMAALLTSVKDDKDKSALYLNECRRMGIKVLPPDVNDSDADFTPRGNDIRFGLSAIRNVGDNVVEGIIAARREKGRYADFKDFLRKVPASVCNKRVIESLIKAGAFDSFGHVRKGLVAVHEQAVDAIIDIKKNEAMGQDSLFGAVEGVEDQTFDVQIPEGEWDKTTLLAFEREMLGLYVSDHPLLGVEHILAKGADCSVAALQDETRPDGQVVTVGGILSGVQRKITKKGDTWVLATLEDLEGAIEVMVFPSAYQLCSTLLVEDAIVFVKGRIDKREDVAKIVAMEVTAPDLNQENGGPLVVSLPLNRCTPPVVSRLKEVLTTHPGTTEIHLQVHNGPKTTVLRLDDRLRVTPSPALMGDLKQLLGPACLGA; via the coding sequence ATGAGCGAGTCGTTTGTCCATCTGCACGTGCACACCGAGTACTCCATGCTCGATGGAGCGGCCCGACTGAAGCAGATGTTCAAACAGGTCGGCGAGCTGAAGATGCCGGCCATCGCCATCACCGACCACGGCAACATGCACGGGGTCTACGACTTCTACAAGCAGGCGACCGCCGCGGGGGTCAAGCCGATCATCGGCATCGAGGCGTACGTCGCCCCCGACTCCCGGCACAACAAGCGGCCGGTGCTGTGGGGTGAGCCGCACCAGAGGCGCGACGACGTCTCGGCCGGTGGCTACTACACCCACATGACCATCTGGGCGCAGAACCGCACCGGCCTGCACAACCTGATGAAGCTCTCCTCCCGCGCCTACACCGAGGGCTTCGTGCGCAAGTGGCCGCGGATGGACGCGGAGCTGCTCGCCGAGCACTCCGAAGGGCTGATGGCGACCACCGGCTGCCCCTCCGGCGAGGTGCAGACCAGGCTGCGCCTGGGACAGTACGACGAGGCGCTGCGGGCCGCCGCCCGCTACCAGGAGATCTTCGGCAAGGAGAACTACTTCCTGGAGATCATGGACCACGGCCTCGAGATCGAGCGCCGGGTCCGGGACGACCTGATCAGGATCAGCCGGGAGCTGGGCATCCCGCCGGTGGTGACCAACGACTCCCACTACACCTACGAGTCCGACGCCGCCGGCCATGACGCGCTGCTGTGCATCCAGACCGGCAAGCAGCTGTCCGACCCCGACCGGTTCCGTTTCGACGGCACGGGCTACTACATCAAGTCGGCCGATGAGATGCGCGCCCTCGACACCTCGGAGGTGTGGGCGGAAGGGTGCCGCAACACGCTGCTGATCGCCGAGCGGGTCGACCCCTCCGGCATGTTCACCTACAAGAACCTCATGCCCAGCTTCCCGGTGCCCGAGGGCGAGACCCAGGAGAGCTGGTTCCGCAAGCAGGTCTGGGAGGGCATGCACCGGCGTTTCCCCGACGGCATCGACGAGGAGCACCGCAAGCAGATCGAGTACGAGATCGAGGTCATCCTGCAGATGGGCTTCCCCTCGTACTTCCTCGTGGTCGCCGACTTCATCATGTGGGCCAAGCGCAACGGCATCCGCGTCGGCCCCGGCCGCGGCTCCGCCGCGGGCTCCCTGGTCGCCTACGCGCTGGGCATCACCGACCTGGACCCCTTGCCGCACGGCCTGATCTTCGAGCGGTTCCTCAACCCCGAGCGCGTCTCCATGCCCGACATCGACATCGACTTCGACGAGCGCAGGCGTGGCGACGTGATCCGGTACGTGACGGAGAAGTGGGGCTCCGACAAGGTCGCGATGATCGCCACCTTCGGCACCATCAAGGCGAAGGCCGCCATCAAGGACGCCGCCCGCGTCCTCGGCTACCCCTACGCTCTGGGCGACCGCATCTCCAAGGCGTTCCCGCCCGCCGTCATGGGCAAGGACATCCCGCTCAGCGGCATCTTCGACCCCGAGCACCCCCGCTACAACGAGGCGGGCGAGCTGCGCAAGATGTACGAGGAGGATCCCGACGTCAAGGCGGCGATCGACCTCGGCCGCGGTCTGGAGGGCCTGATCCGGCAGACCGGCGTGCACGCCGCCGGCGTGATCCTGTCCTCCGAGCCGCTGACCGACAACATCCCGATCATGCGGCGCGACTCCGACGGCGCGATCATCACGCAGTTCGACTACCCGACCTGCGAGACGCTGGGCCTGCTGAAGATGGACTTCCTGGGCCTGCGCAACCTCACGATCATCGATGACTGCCTCAAGATGGTCGAGGCCAACACCGGGCAGAAGCTCGACCTGCTCAAGCTGCCGCTGGACGACAAGAAGACCTACGAGCTGCTCAGCCGGGGCGACACCCTGGGGGTGTTCCAGCTCGATGGCGGCGGCATGCGTTCGCTGCTGCGGCTGATGAAGCCGGACAACTTCGAGGACATCTCCGCGGTCCAGGCCCTGTACCGGCCGGGCCCGATGGGCGCCAACTCCCACACCAACTACGCGCTGCGCAAGAACGGCCAGCAGAAGATCGAGCCGATCCACCCGGAGTTCGCCGAATCCCTGGCCGACATCCTCGGCACCACCTACGGTCTGATCGTCTACCAGGAGCAGGTCATGGCCATCGCCCAGCGGGTCGCCGGGTTCTCGCTCGGCAAAGCGGACCTGCTGCGGCGCGCGATGGGTAAGAAGAAGAAGGACGAGCTGGACAGGCAGTTCGAGTCCTTCCAGGCCGGCATGCGGGCCAACGGCTACTCCGACGAGGCGATCAAGACCCTGTGGGACATCCTCGTCCCCTTCTCCGACTACGCCTTCAACAAGGCGCACAGCGCCGCCTACGGCCTGGTGTCCTACTGGACGGCCTACCTCAAGGCCAACTACCCCGCCGAGTACATGGCGGCCCTGCTCACCTCGGTCAAGGACGACAAGGACAAGTCGGCCCTCTATCTCAACGAGTGCCGGCGCATGGGGATCAAGGTCCTGCCCCCCGACGTCAACGACTCCGACGCCGACTTCACCCCGCGCGGCAACGACATCCGCTTCGGCCTGTCCGCGATCCGCAACGTCGGCGACAACGTGGTGGAGGGGATCATCGCCGCCCGCCGGGAGAAGGGCCGTTACGCCGACTTCAAGGACTTCCTGCGCAAGGTCCCGGCGAGCGTGTGCAACAAGCGGGTCATCGAGTCGCTGATCAAAGCGGGGGCGTTCGACTCCTTCGGGCACGTCCGCAAGGGCCTGGTCGCGGTGCACGAGCAGGCCGTCGACGCGATCATCGACATCAAGAAGAACGAGGCGATGGGGCAGGACTCCCTCTTCGGCGCCGTCGAGGGCGTGGAGGACCAGACCTTCGACGTGCAGATCCCCGAGGGGGAGTGGGACAAGACCACGCTGCTGGCCTTCGAGCGGGAGATGCTCGGCCTGTACGTCTCCGACCATCCGCTGCTCGGCGTGGAGCACATCCTGGCCAAGGGGGCCGACTGCTCGGTGGCCGCGCTGCAGGACGAGACCCGGCCGGACGGTCAGGTCGTGACCGTGGGCGGCATCCTGTCCGGCGTGCAGCGCAAGATCACCAAGAAGGGCGACACGTGGGTCCTGGCCACGTTGGAGGACCTCGAGGGCGCCATCGAGGTCATGGTCTTCCCCTCCGCCTATCAGCTCTGCTCCACCCTCCTGGTGGAGGACGCGATCGTGTTCGTGAAGGGGCGGATCGATAAGCGCGAGGACGTCGCCAAGATCGTCGCCATGGAGGTCACCGCGCCCGATCTGAACCAGGAGAACGGCGGCCCGCTCGTGGTCAGCCTGCCGCTCAACCGCTGCACCCCTCCCGTGGTCAGCCGGCTCAAGGAGGTCCTCACCACCCACCCGGGTACCACCGAGATCCACCTGCAGGTGCACAACGGGCCCAAGACCACGGTCCTGCGGCTCGACGACCGCCTGCGGGTCACCCCGTCCCCGGCGCTCATGGGCGATCTGAAGCAGCTTCTCGGTCCGGCCTGCCTGGGCGCCTGA
- a CDS encoding amino acid permease: MTSAELEHTDEGYRHALSNRQVQMIAIGGAIGVGLFLGAGGRLAAAGPALVFAYAGAGVAAFFVMRALGELVLYRPTSGSFVEYARTFIGPWAGFASGWMYWVNWAATGVAELTAIATYIAKWAPAVPQWITALVTLLVVLAVNLVSVRLFGELEFWFAMLKVLAIVTFLVVGTVLVLLSAGTAPANLVQHGGLFPNGFPVVLMSLQAVVFAYASIELVGVAAGETRDPARVMPRAVNSVVWRIAIFYVGSVLLLVMVLPWTAYSADESPFVTVFAHLGVPGAADVMNLIVITAALSSCNSGLYSTGRILRAMAMRGEAPAVTARLSSRQVPHGGIAFTAVVLMGGVALNYFVPRQAFDIATAVASLGVVTTWGTLVFCQMRLREAALRGELVRPAFRMPGSPYTNWLTLGFLALVVLLMAVADDAQRIAFLLIPLLVAAIAVGWRVVSRRRARNPLTR; encoded by the coding sequence GTGACGTCAGCAGAACTCGAACATACAGACGAAGGATACCGCCATGCGCTGAGCAACCGCCAGGTGCAGATGATCGCGATCGGGGGCGCGATCGGGGTGGGCCTGTTCCTGGGCGCGGGCGGGAGGCTGGCGGCGGCCGGGCCCGCGCTCGTGTTCGCCTACGCGGGCGCGGGCGTGGCGGCCTTCTTCGTGATGCGCGCCCTGGGCGAGCTGGTGCTCTACCGTCCCACGTCCGGCTCGTTCGTGGAGTACGCGCGCACCTTCATCGGCCCGTGGGCGGGGTTCGCCAGCGGGTGGATGTACTGGGTGAACTGGGCGGCGACCGGGGTCGCCGAGCTGACCGCGATCGCCACCTACATCGCCAAGTGGGCGCCCGCCGTGCCGCAGTGGATCACCGCGCTGGTGACGCTGCTCGTCGTGCTCGCGGTCAACCTCGTGTCGGTGCGGCTGTTCGGGGAGCTGGAGTTCTGGTTCGCCATGCTGAAGGTGCTGGCCATCGTCACGTTCCTGGTGGTCGGCACGGTGCTGGTGCTGCTGTCCGCAGGCACGGCGCCGGCCAACCTCGTCCAGCACGGCGGGCTGTTCCCCAACGGCTTCCCCGTGGTGCTGATGAGCCTGCAGGCGGTCGTGTTCGCCTACGCCTCGATCGAGCTGGTCGGTGTCGCGGCGGGTGAGACCCGCGATCCGGCCCGGGTGATGCCCCGGGCGGTCAACAGCGTGGTCTGGCGGATCGCGATCTTCTACGTCGGCTCGGTGCTGCTGCTGGTGATGGTGCTGCCGTGGACCGCGTACTCGGCCGACGAGTCGCCGTTCGTGACGGTCTTCGCCCACCTGGGCGTGCCGGGCGCGGCCGACGTGATGAATCTGATCGTCATCACGGCGGCGCTCTCCTCGTGCAACTCGGGGTTGTACTCCACGGGCCGCATCCTGCGCGCCATGGCGATGCGCGGCGAGGCACCGGCCGTGACCGCCCGGCTCAGCTCCCGGCAGGTGCCGCACGGCGGGATCGCGTTCACGGCGGTCGTGCTGATGGGCGGGGTGGCGTTGAACTACTTCGTGCCGCGCCAGGCGTTCGACATCGCCACGGCGGTCGCCTCGCTGGGCGTGGTCACCACGTGGGGGACGCTGGTCTTCTGCCAGATGCGCCTGCGGGAGGCCGCGCTCCGGGGCGAGCTGGTACGGCCGGCCTTCCGGATGCCGGGCTCGCCGTACACGAACTGGCTGACCCTCGGTTTCCTCGCCCTCGTGGTGCTGCTCATGGCGGTGGCCGACGACGCGCAGCGGATCGCGTTCCTGCTGATCCCGCTGCTGGTCGCGGCCATCGCGGTGGGCTGGCGGGTGGTGTCGCGGCGGCGCGCGCGAAACCCCCTCACCCGATAG
- a CDS encoding serine/threonine-protein kinase: protein MERGSDPVKSEGQRGGRVVAGRYHLISPIGRGGMGVVWSAHDDLLDRTVAVKEVRYASVLGDEVQELNRRTMREARAAARLTHPNVVVVHDVIEEDGRPWIVMQLVQSRSLGQVIREDGPLRPREAAKIGLAVVDALRSAHRAGVLHRDVKPENVLLADDGRVVLTDFGIATLEAETSLTVTGLAGTPAFIAPERLQGRPARRESDLWSLGATLYAALEGRPPHDRGTAMATMHSVLNEPPDPAPHAGPMLPVIEGLLAKEPVQRLTHDEAAEMMERVIEGDAPTRIWPSVIPAARPAASRQEPAPRRPVRPAQQERPLGASARREAVEYGAVREQAMPVGPPQTGYQAPAPKPPPKPSPGRRPEPAPALRRPPYPSQGQRPSPARTPAERAEARPPALSAGGAASGGEESEASGKAAVRGSREAVETGAARTPREPVSKAREHEADLEDAAEATEATRLLPLPKALPLKPSGASSAPSAGPPEGDAAGGRDLAAPAPSSRAEEMPTATLKVTPGRIASGGKGAFAGKDTPATGGKGAFADRVKSDGAPPKGAFAERAGADAAPSKGAFAGKPWTGLKPRAASPPGEDAAVRPPDPSAPAAPDEPGGREDFADDRPAAKEPAPDERADGGPRPDRTGEARPAQEEPEEAERASPGSTEADGSRAPEESATSAPEPSAAPTSTADDADDAGSSKPSGAPGSAEASAAAPATALIPAAEPAAEGSSASGPPAASADAARARDDGPGTALMTPAAAERSGDPVAELLARVRPMVERARPALRRMRDRSGPLLRRALALLRAAAVRVGRAAGRAARTLLRTARTGGTRLRETVQTAPARKVIPAVVVATLIVAVLAAWLGMRSASQVAPPPAPGTTATPSGKGGKDGGKGRGARDEKSVEGSSGDTMPVSDAARKRGRDGGAADRNGGAVTLPSGWRMHRDAMGFSIGLPKGWKPYKRARLSVWFRGPGSARGSYLLVQEAEQPRPDPLADWRAQEKVARHNFTGYKRIRIAKADYMKAAADWEFTWRTSSGRARVLNRGFLTHNGRGYALYWHTRADSWKKDLPYFQGFAATFTPAKKKG from the coding sequence TTGGAAAGGGGGTCCGATCCGGTGAAGTCGGAGGGGCAGCGGGGCGGACGGGTGGTCGCCGGGCGCTACCACCTGATCTCCCCCATCGGCCGGGGAGGCATGGGCGTGGTGTGGAGCGCCCATGACGACCTCCTCGACCGCACGGTGGCGGTCAAGGAGGTGCGGTACGCCAGCGTGCTGGGCGACGAGGTGCAGGAGCTCAACCGGCGCACCATGCGCGAGGCGCGCGCGGCCGCCCGGCTGACCCACCCCAACGTCGTCGTGGTCCACGACGTCATCGAGGAGGACGGTCGTCCCTGGATCGTCATGCAGCTCGTCCAGTCACGTTCGCTGGGCCAGGTGATCCGGGAGGACGGCCCCCTGCGGCCGCGGGAGGCGGCCAAGATCGGCTTGGCGGTCGTGGACGCGCTGCGCAGCGCGCACCGCGCCGGCGTGCTCCACCGGGACGTCAAGCCGGAGAACGTCCTGCTCGCCGACGACGGCCGGGTCGTGCTCACCGACTTCGGCATCGCCACGCTGGAGGCGGAGACCTCCCTCACCGTCACCGGCCTGGCGGGCACCCCGGCGTTCATCGCTCCCGAGCGGCTGCAGGGACGGCCCGCGCGCCGGGAGTCCGACCTGTGGTCGCTGGGCGCGACCCTCTACGCGGCGCTGGAGGGCCGTCCGCCGCACGACCGCGGCACGGCGATGGCGACGATGCACTCGGTGCTGAACGAGCCGCCGGACCCCGCGCCGCACGCCGGGCCGATGCTGCCGGTGATCGAGGGGCTGCTGGCCAAGGAACCGGTGCAGCGCCTCACCCATGACGAAGCCGCCGAGATGATGGAGCGGGTCATCGAGGGCGACGCCCCGACCAGGATCTGGCCCTCGGTGATCCCGGCGGCGCGGCCCGCCGCGTCCCGCCAGGAGCCGGCGCCCCGGCGTCCGGTCCGCCCGGCGCAGCAGGAGCGTCCGTTGGGCGCCTCCGCCCGCCGGGAGGCGGTGGAGTACGGCGCGGTACGGGAGCAGGCCATGCCGGTCGGTCCGCCGCAGACCGGCTATCAGGCCCCGGCGCCGAAGCCGCCGCCGAAACCGTCGCCCGGTCGCCGTCCCGAACCGGCCCCCGCCCTGCGACGTCCGCCGTACCCCTCGCAGGGACAGCGTCCTTCACCCGCGCGCACGCCTGCGGAGCGGGCGGAGGCGCGTCCGCCGGCGTTATCGGCCGGGGGCGCCGCGTCCGGCGGCGAGGAGAGCGAGGCGTCCGGAAAGGCGGCGGTCCGCGGAAGCCGTGAGGCGGTCGAGACCGGCGCCGCGCGGACGCCGCGGGAGCCGGTCTCCAAGGCGCGGGAGCACGAGGCCGATCTCGAGGACGCCGCGGAGGCGACGGAGGCGACGCGGCTGCTGCCGCTGCCCAAGGCCCTGCCGCTCAAGCCCTCCGGCGCGTCGTCCGCCCCTTCGGCGGGTCCGCCGGAAGGCGACGCGGCGGGCGGCCGGGACCTCGCCGCGCCCGCGCCCTCCTCACGCGCGGAGGAGATGCCCACCGCGACGCTGAAGGTCACCCCCGGGCGGATCGCGTCCGGCGGGAAGGGCGCCTTCGCAGGCAAGGACACTCCCGCCACGGGCGGAAAGGGCGCCTTCGCGGACCGGGTGAAGAGCGACGGCGCACCGCCGAAGGGCGCCTTCGCCGAACGGGCGGGGGCGGACGCCGCACCGTCCAAGGGCGCCTTCGCCGGTAAACCCTGGACCGGTCTGAAGCCGCGAGCGGCGTCCCCGCCCGGTGAGGATGCCGCCGTCCGCCCGCCGGACCCGTCGGCCCCCGCCGCGCCGGACGAGCCCGGCGGTCGGGAGGACTTTGCGGACGACCGTCCCGCCGCGAAGGAGCCCGCGCCGGACGAGCGGGCCGACGGCGGGCCGCGTCCGGACCGGACCGGCGAGGCGCGGCCGGCGCAGGAGGAGCCGGAGGAGGCCGAGCGGGCTTCTCCCGGCTCCACCGAGGCCGACGGCTCGCGCGCACCGGAGGAGTCCGCGACGTCCGCGCCGGAGCCCTCGGCGGCCCCGACGAGCACGGCGGACGACGCGGACGACGCGGGCTCGTCGAAGCCGTCCGGCGCCCCCGGCTCCGCGGAGGCCTCCGCAGCCGCCCCGGCCACGGCCCTGATCCCCGCGGCCGAACCGGCCGCCGAGGGGAGCTCCGCATCCGGTCCCCCCGCGGCGTCGGCCGACGCCGCCCGCGCCCGGGACGACGGGCCGGGCACGGCGCTCATGACGCCCGCCGCCGCGGAGCGGTCCGGCGATCCCGTGGCCGAACTGCTCGCCCGCGTGCGCCCGATGGTGGAGCGTGCCCGCCCGGCGCTGCGCCGGATGCGGGACCGTTCCGGTCCGCTGCTGCGGCGGGCGCTCGCTCTCCTGCGCGCCGCCGCGGTCCGCGTGGGCCGGGCCGCCGGGCGGGCGGCCCGGACTCTGCTGCGCACGGCCCGGACGGGCGGAACACGGCTGCGCGAGACCGTGCAGACCGCTCCCGCGCGCAAGGTGATCCCGGCGGTGGTGGTGGCGACCCTGATCGTGGCCGTGCTCGCCGCCTGGTTGGGCATGCGCAGCGCCTCCCAGGTCGCCCCTCCCCCGGCCCCGGGGACCACCGCGACCCCGTCCGGCAAGGGCGGGAAGGACGGCGGGAAAGGCCGGGGAGCACGGGATGAGAAATCCGTCGAGGGCTCCTCCGGGGACACCATGCCCGTCAGCGACGCCGCGCGGAAGAGGGGCCGCGACGGCGGCGCGGCGGACAGGAACGGCGGGGCCGTGACGTTGCCCTCCGGCTGGCGGATGCACCGGGACGCCATGGGCTTCTCCATCGGGCTGCCGAAGGGCTGGAAGCCCTACAAGCGGGCCCGCCTGTCGGTGTGGTTCCGCGGACCTGGCAGCGCACGGGGCAGCTACCTGCTGGTCCAGGAGGCGGAGCAGCCCAGGCCCGACCCGCTCGCGGACTGGCGCGCGCAGGAGAAGGTCGCCCGGCACAACTTCACGGGGTACAAGAGGATCCGCATCGCGAAGGCGGACTACATGAAGGCCGCGGCCGACTGGGAGTTCACCTGGCGGACGAGTAGCGGACGGGCGCGGGTTCTCAACCGGGGCTTCCTCACCCACAACGGTCGCGGTTACGCGCTCTACTGGCATACGAGAGCCGACTCCTGGAAGAAGGACCTGCCGTATTTCCAGGGTTTCGCGGCCACCTTCACCCCCGCGAAGAAGAAGGGATAG